In Dromiciops gliroides isolate mDroGli1 chromosome 4, mDroGli1.pri, whole genome shotgun sequence, one DNA window encodes the following:
- the CTBS gene encoding di-N-acetylchitobiase, whose amino-acid sequence MPREEERPQLCGLTLALAWTLLLLSLPRAGLGAAPGPLTEPCPCEDPALCRPVRGRRDFEVFVFDVGGKAWKSYDWSQITTVAVFGKYDPELLCFAHSRGSRVVLKGDVPLKNIIEPTLREAWIMKQLKLAKNQHMDGINIDIEQDVEESSPEYYALTALVKETTEAFHREIEGSQVTFDVAWSPKCIDKRCYDYKGIADSCDFLFVMSYDEQSQIWTECIAAANAPYNQTLMGYESYLKMNIDPKKLVMGVPWYGYDYPCLNLSEDHICTLPKVPFRGAPCSDAAGRQVTYKAIMGQVSSSISGSQWNTQQQAPYYNYKDADGHFHQVWYDNPKSISLKAAFVRDYGLRGIGMWNGNCLDYSGDAVAKQQTEDMWRALKVNGEKD is encoded by the exons atgccCCGGGAGGAGGAGAGGCCGCAGCTGTGCGGCCTGACCCTGGCCTTGGCCTGGACGCTGCTGCTGCTGAGCCTGCCCCGCGCCGGCCTCGGCGCCGCCCCCGGCCCGCTCACCGAGCCCTGCCCCTGCGAAGACCCGGCGCTGTGCCGGCCAGTGCGAGGCCGCCGCGACTTCGAG GTTTTTGTCTTTGATGTTGGAGGAAAAGCCTGGAAGTCTTATGATTGGTCTCAGATCACAACAGTGGCAGTTTTTGGAAAGTATGACCCTGAACTTTTGTGTTTTGCCCATTCCAGAGGCTCCAGGGTAGTGCTTAAAG GCGATGTCCCCTTAAAGAATATCATTGAGCCTACTTTGAGAGAAGCCTGGATAATGAAACAACTCAAATTGGCCAAAAACCAACACATGGATGGAATTAATATAGACATAGAACAAGACGTTGAAGAGTCATCCCCTGAATATTACGCCTTGACAGCTTTAGTTAAAGAAACGACAGAAGCCTTCCATCGGGAAATTGAGGGATCACAG GTCACTTTTGATGTTGCTTGGTCTCCAAAGTGCATAGACAAGAGATGCTACGATTATAAAGGAATTGCAGACTCCTGTGATTTCCTCTTTGTGATGTCTTATGATGAACAAAGTCAGATCTGGACAGAGTGCATCGCAGCAGCCAATGCTCCCTATAACCAAACCTTAATGG gaTATGAAAGCTATCTCAAGATGAACATTGACCCTAAGAAACTTGTAATGGGTGTTCCCTGGTACGGCTATGACTATCCTTGTCTGAATTTATCTGAG GATCACATCTGCACCCTTCCCAAAGTGCCTTTCCGTGGAGCGCCATGTAGTGATGCTGCAGGCCGCCAGGTGACCTATAAAGCCATCATGGGTCAAGTGAGTAGTTCCATTTCTGGGAGCCAGTGGAACACTCAACAGCAAGCCCCTTATTATAATTACAAG GATGCTGATGGCCATTTTCACCAGGTGTGGTACGACAATCCAAAGAGCATTTCTTTAAAGGCAGCATTTGTAAGGGATTATGGTTTACGGGGCATTGGGATGTGGAATGGAAACTGTCTTGACTACTCTGGGGATGCAGTAGCCAAACAGCAAACTGAAGACATGTGGAGGGCTTTAAaggtaaatggggaaaaggactaa